A single genomic interval of Lynx canadensis isolate LIC74 chromosome A2, mLynCan4.pri.v2, whole genome shotgun sequence harbors:
- the ACP5 gene encoding tartrate-resistant acid phosphatase type 5, producing MDTQTILLILQASLVLPLADGANPVLRFVAVGDWGGVPNAPFYTAREMATAKEIARTVQILGTDFILSLGDNFYFTGVQDANDKRFRETFEDVFSASSLRNVPWYVLAGNHDHLGNVSAQIAYSRISQRWNFPSPYYRLRFRVPRSNVSVAIFMLDTVTLCGNSDDFLSQQPERPRDVALARTQLSWLKKQLAAAKEDYVLVAGHYPVWSIAEHGPTRCLVKQLMPLLATHKVTAYLCGHDHNLQYLQDENGVGYVLSGAGNFMDPSRKHMRKVPNGYLRFHYGAEDSLGGFAYVEISPKEMSVTYIEASGKSLFKTRLPRRARPEHPRVRHSRA from the exons ATGGACACACAGACTATATTGCTCATCTTGCAAGCCTCGCTGGTGCTCCCCCTGGCTGACGGGGCCAACCCAGTCCTGCGCTTTGTGGCTGTGGGTGACTGGGGAGGAGTCCCCAACGCCCCGTTCTACACAGCCCGGGAAATGGCCACTGCCAAGGAGATTGCCAGGACCGTGCAGATCCTAGGCACAGACTTCATCCTGTCCCTGGGGGACAATTTCTACTTCACTGGCGTGCAGGATGCCAACGACAAGAGGTTTCGG GAGACCTTCGAGGATGTGTTCTCGGCCTCCTCCCTCCGCAACGTGCCCTGGTACGTGCTGGCTGGCAACCACGACCACCTGGGGAACGTCTCCGCGCAGATCGCCTACTCCAGGATCTCTCAGCGCTG GAACTTCCCCAGCCCTTACTACCGGCTGCGCTTCAGAGTCCCACGGTCCAATGTGTCCGTGGCCATCTTCATGCTGGACACGGTGACGCTGTGCGGCAACTCGGACGACTTCCTCAGCCAGCAGCCCGAGAGGCCCCGTGACGTGGCGCTGGCCCGCACGCAGCTGTCGTGGCTCAAGAAGCAGCTGGCGGCGGCCAAGGAGGACTATGTGCTGGTGGCCGGCCACTACCCCGTGTGGTCCATCGCCGAGCACGGGCCCACCCGCTGCCTGGTCAAGCAGCTGATGCCGCTGCTGGCCACACACAAGGTCACCGCCTACCTGTGCGGCCATGACCACAACCTGCAG TACCTCCAGGACGAGAACGGCGTGGGCTACGTGCTGAGCGGGGCCGGAAACTTCATGGACCCCTCGAGGAAGCATATGCGCAAGGTCCCCAACGGCTACCTGCGCTTCCACTATGGGGCCGAGGACTCGCTGGGGGGCTTTGCCTACGTGGAGATCAGCCCCAAAGAGATGAGCGTCACTTACATCGAAGCCTCGGGCAAGTCCCTCTTCAAGACCAGACTGCCGAGGCGAGCCAGGCCCGAGCACCCACGCGTGCGCCACTCCAGGGcctga